In Pseudomonas fluorescens, a genomic segment contains:
- the mqo gene encoding malate dehydrogenase (quinone) — MAHNEAVDVVLVGAGIMSATLAVLLKELDPGLKLEVVELMDSGAAESSNPWNNAGTGHAGLCELNYTPQAADGSIDIKKAVHINTQFEVSKQFWAYLTKKGTFGSSKSFISPVPHLSFVQGEKGVSFLKKRFETLSQHHAFSDMHYTEDRSEMAEWMPLMMPGRPLDEKIAATRVVNGTDVNFGALTNQLLSHLTSSADAQVKYCKRVTGLKRNGAGWTVSIKDVNSGNSRDVDAKFVFLGAGGAALPLLQASGIEESKGFGGFPVSGQWLRCDNPEVVKHHQAKVYSQAAVGSPPMSVPHLDTRVVDGKKSLLFGPYAGFTTKFLKHGSFLDLPLSVRAGNIGPMLAVARDNMDLTKYLVSEVMQSMEQRLESLRRFYPEAKAEDWRLEVAGQRVQIIKKDPKKGGVLQFGTELVAAKDGSLAALLGASPGASVTVSIMLELIERCFPEKTAGEWATKLHEIFPAREKVLETDAELYRKINAQNNISLELVEQSNEAESYA, encoded by the coding sequence ATGGCGCATAACGAAGCAGTCGACGTAGTACTGGTAGGGGCCGGCATCATGAGTGCCACCCTGGCCGTACTGCTCAAAGAGCTCGACCCCGGCCTCAAGCTGGAAGTCGTTGAGCTGATGGATTCGGGTGCCGCGGAAAGTTCCAACCCGTGGAACAACGCCGGTACCGGTCATGCTGGCCTGTGTGAGCTCAACTACACCCCCCAGGCCGCCGATGGTTCCATCGACATCAAGAAAGCCGTGCACATCAACACCCAGTTCGAGGTGTCGAAGCAGTTCTGGGCGTACCTGACCAAAAAAGGCACCTTTGGCTCGTCCAAGTCCTTTATCAGCCCGGTGCCGCACCTGAGCTTCGTTCAGGGCGAAAAAGGCGTGTCTTTCCTCAAGAAGCGCTTTGAAACCCTCAGCCAGCACCACGCGTTCTCGGATATGCACTACACCGAAGACCGCAGCGAGATGGCCGAGTGGATGCCGCTGATGATGCCAGGCCGCCCGCTGGACGAAAAAATCGCGGCAACCCGTGTCGTGAACGGCACCGACGTCAACTTCGGCGCCCTCACCAACCAACTGCTCAGCCACCTGACCAGCTCGGCGGACGCCCAGGTCAAGTACTGCAAGCGCGTGACCGGCCTCAAGCGCAACGGCGCGGGCTGGACTGTGAGCATCAAGGACGTCAACAGCGGCAACAGCCGTGATGTGGACGCCAAGTTCGTGTTCCTCGGCGCCGGTGGTGCGGCCCTGCCCCTGCTGCAAGCCTCGGGTATCGAAGAGAGCAAAGGTTTTGGCGGCTTCCCGGTCAGCGGGCAGTGGCTGCGTTGCGACAACCCGGAAGTGGTCAAGCACCACCAGGCCAAGGTCTACAGCCAGGCCGCGGTGGGTTCGCCACCGATGTCCGTGCCACACCTGGACACCCGCGTGGTCGATGGCAAGAAGTCCCTGCTGTTCGGGCCTTACGCCGGATTTACCACCAAGTTCCTCAAGCATGGCTCGTTCCTCGACCTGCCGCTGTCCGTGCGCGCCGGCAACATCGGGCCGATGCTGGCCGTGGCACGGGACAACATGGACCTCACCAAGTACCTGGTCAGCGAAGTGATGCAGTCCATGGAGCAGCGCCTTGAATCCCTGCGCCGCTTCTACCCGGAAGCCAAAGCCGAGGACTGGCGCCTGGAAGTGGCCGGCCAACGCGTGCAGATCATCAAGAAAGATCCGAAGAAAGGCGGCGTGCTGCAATTCGGCACCGAACTGGTCGCAGCCAAGGACGGTTCGTTGGCGGCGCTTTTGGGTGCTTCTCCTGGCGCGTCGGTAACGGTGTCGATCATGCTGGAACTGATCGAGCGCTGCTTCCCGGAAAAAACTGCCGGCGAATGGGCCACCAAGCTGCATGAAATCTTCCCGGCCCGGGAAAAAGTGTTGGAAACCGATGCTGAGCTGTATCGCAAGATCAATGCGCAGAACAACATCAGCCTGGAGCTTGTAGAGCAAAGCAACGAGGCTGAAAGCTACGCTTGA
- a CDS encoding WbuC family cupin fold metalloprotein, producing MTRFLDQTLFAELAEKAAASSRGRHHHNFHQMEEPCHRLAVGLQPDTYVPPHRHLSADKAETLLVLKGRLGLLVFSEAGEVLAQRVMQAGGECSGVDLPPGVFHGLVVLEPDTVMFECKAGPYRPVGEGELADWAPREGDADVAQYQRWMLAHFD from the coding sequence ATGACTCGCTTTCTTGACCAGACGTTGTTTGCCGAGTTGGCCGAGAAAGCGGCCGCCAGCTCCCGTGGCCGGCACCACCATAACTTCCATCAGATGGAAGAGCCGTGCCATCGCCTGGCGGTGGGCCTGCAACCCGATACGTATGTACCGCCTCACCGTCACCTGAGCGCGGACAAGGCTGAAACGCTGCTCGTGCTCAAGGGGCGCCTGGGCTTGTTGGTGTTCAGCGAGGCCGGCGAGGTGCTTGCCCAGCGTGTGATGCAGGCGGGCGGTGAGTGTTCGGGAGTGGATCTGCCACCGGGTGTGTTCCATGGCTTGGTGGTGCTGGAGCCCGATACCGTGATGTTCGAGTGCAAGGCCGGGCCCTATCGGCCGGTTGGTGAGGGTGAACTGGCTGACTGGGCGCCCCGCGAAGGCGATGCCGATGTGGCGCAGTATCAACGCTGGATGCTTGCCCACTTCGATTGA
- a CDS encoding YajG family lipoprotein, giving the protein MLQRLLFGLITVTSLTLVGCANSPQQLSPQPIITTQLAPVGHGQPVSVRVVDGRPSPTLGSRGGLYPETALVSVNAADVLPKLQAQAEAAVRLLGFTPANSPGAPQLTITLAELKYQSPKDGLYVTEASIGATFKSDVTAGTRRYSGRYGASLNQRFGMAPNQETNTKLVSDVLSDALTRLFKDPSIGSLLSSQ; this is encoded by the coding sequence ATGTTGCAACGCCTGTTGTTCGGTTTGATCACTGTGACCAGTTTGACCCTGGTTGGCTGCGCCAACAGCCCGCAACAACTCAGCCCGCAGCCGATAATCACCACGCAGTTGGCGCCCGTGGGGCACGGCCAGCCGGTTTCGGTGCGTGTAGTGGACGGTCGTCCATCACCCACCCTGGGCTCCCGTGGCGGCTTGTACCCGGAGACCGCACTGGTGTCGGTGAACGCTGCCGACGTGCTGCCCAAGCTGCAAGCCCAGGCCGAAGCCGCCGTGCGCCTGCTGGGTTTTACCCCGGCCAATTCGCCGGGCGCCCCTCAGTTGACCATCACCCTGGCCGAGCTGAAGTACCAGTCGCCCAAGGACGGCCTGTATGTGACCGAAGCCTCTATTGGCGCGACGTTCAAGTCTGACGTCACTGCCGGCACCCGTCGCTACAGCGGCCGTTATGGTGCGTCCCTCAATCAGCGCTTTGGCATGGCGCCGAACCAGGAGACCAATACCAAGCTGGTCAGCGATGTGCTCAGCGACGCCCTGACCCGTCTGTTCAAGGACCCAAGCATCGGCTCCTTGCTCAGCTCGCAATAA
- a CDS encoding PA4642 family protein — MRKDKKQVIGDEIGDDQIKLFLDFEPVDATSPSLHKLIKAYRGLRIDDFERFLGFFKAAGLDLDGKDEHGQTFVDLIKDQRNAAEYIELIDNARG, encoded by the coding sequence ATGCGTAAAGATAAGAAACAGGTGATTGGCGACGAAATCGGCGACGATCAAATCAAGTTGTTCCTGGACTTCGAGCCAGTTGACGCGACTTCACCGTCCCTGCACAAACTGATCAAGGCCTATCGTGGCCTGCGTATCGACGATTTCGAACGCTTCCTGGGCTTCTTCAAGGCTGCTGGCCTGGACCTGGACGGCAAGGACGAGCATGGCCAGACCTTTGTCGACCTGATCAAGGACCAGCGCAACGCCGCCGAGTACATCGAGCTGATCGACAACGCCCGCGGCTGA
- a CDS encoding hypoxanthine-guanine phosphoribosyltransferase: MSADLEHIRQIMREADCLYTEAQVEEAIARVGAHITREMADTNPVVFCVMNGGLIFAGKLLTHLQFPLEASYLHATRYRNETSGGDLFWKAKPEVSFIDRDVLIIDDILDEGHTLGAIIDFCKHAGARKVHTAVLIDKDHDRKARPELKADFVGLPCIDRYIFGYGMDYKGYWRNANGIYAVKGM, translated from the coding sequence ATGTCCGCTGATCTCGAGCATATCCGTCAAATCATGCGCGAGGCTGACTGCCTGTACACCGAAGCGCAAGTCGAAGAAGCGATCGCCCGGGTCGGCGCACACATCACTCGCGAGATGGCCGATACCAACCCGGTGGTCTTCTGCGTGATGAATGGGGGCCTGATCTTCGCCGGTAAATTGCTGACTCATCTGCAATTCCCGTTGGAAGCGTCCTATCTGCACGCCACCCGTTACCGCAACGAAACCAGCGGTGGCGATCTGTTCTGGAAAGCCAAGCCGGAAGTCTCGTTCATCGACCGCGACGTGCTGATCATCGACGACATCCTTGATGAAGGGCACACCCTGGGCGCGATCATCGACTTCTGCAAACATGCCGGCGCGCGCAAAGTACACACCGCCGTGCTGATCGACAAAGATCACGACCGCAAGGCGCGTCCTGAGTTGAAAGCCGATTTCGTCGGTCTGCCGTGCATCGATCGCTACATCTTCGGTTACGGCATGGACTACAAAGGTTACTGGCGCAATGCCAATGGGATTTACGCCGTCAAAGGGATGTAA
- the upp gene encoding uracil phosphoribosyltransferase: MPTREIRHPLIRHKLGLMRRADISTKNFRELAQEVGALLTYEATKDLPLESYEIPGWAGPVQVEKIAGKKITVVPILRAGIGMLEGVLSLIPGAKVSAVGVARNEETLQAHTYLEKLVPEINERLAMIIDPMLATGSSMVATIDLLKKAGCKDIRAMVLVAAPEGIAAVEKAHPDVQIYTASIDERLNEHGYIIPGLGDAGDKIFGTKQKDA; the protein is encoded by the coding sequence ATGCCCACTCGCGAGATCCGCCATCCGCTGATCCGACACAAGCTCGGCCTTATGCGCCGCGCCGACATTAGCACGAAGAACTTCCGTGAGCTTGCTCAGGAAGTCGGAGCGTTGCTCACTTACGAAGCCACCAAGGATTTACCCCTGGAAAGCTACGAGATCCCCGGTTGGGCGGGTCCCGTCCAGGTCGAGAAAATCGCCGGTAAGAAAATCACCGTGGTACCGATCCTGCGGGCCGGTATCGGCATGCTCGAAGGTGTGCTCAGCCTGATCCCGGGCGCCAAAGTCAGCGCCGTGGGCGTGGCCCGCAATGAAGAAACCCTGCAGGCGCACACGTACCTGGAAAAACTCGTACCGGAAATCAACGAGCGACTGGCGATGATCATCGACCCGATGCTCGCCACCGGCAGTTCCATGGTCGCCACCATCGACCTGCTGAAAAAGGCCGGTTGCAAGGACATTCGCGCGATGGTGCTGGTGGCCGCGCCGGAAGGCATCGCCGCTGTCGAGAAGGCCCACCCGGACGTGCAGATCTACACGGCCTCCATCGATGAACGCCTGAACGAACACGGCTACATCATCCCGGGCCTGGGCGATGCCGGCGACAAGATCTTCGGTACCAAGCAGAAGGACGCGTGA